In one Dermatophilaceae bacterium Sec6.4 genomic region, the following are encoded:
- a CDS encoding aldehyde dehydrogenase family protein — protein sequence MARVDVRKTYKLYIGGKFPRSESGRSYEVVSQGRSPAFLANAAQGSRKDVRDAVVAARGAVAGWSGATAYNRGQVLYRVAEVAEGRRDQFVADVAAAEGVTRPRAERLVDAAIDRWVWYAGWPDKLAQVLGNLNPVAGPYLNISAPEPTGVVGILAPQRSSLLGLISVIAPAIVSGNTVVVLASEERPLPAITLSEVLATSDVPGGVVNIITGRTAELAPWLASHQDVNAIDLTGAAFAQGVDWAALEASAADSVKRVLRPAGTGTDAIEPDFTPTPSLRRVRAFLETKTVWHPKGT from the coding sequence ATGGCTCGGGTGGACGTACGCAAGACCTACAAGCTCTACATCGGCGGCAAGTTCCCACGCAGCGAGTCAGGGCGCTCGTACGAGGTTGTCTCCCAGGGCCGTTCGCCTGCTTTCCTCGCGAACGCCGCGCAGGGATCGCGTAAGGACGTGCGCGACGCCGTCGTCGCAGCGCGCGGCGCGGTGGCCGGCTGGTCGGGCGCGACGGCGTACAACCGGGGGCAGGTGCTCTACCGGGTGGCCGAGGTGGCCGAAGGTCGCCGCGATCAGTTCGTCGCCGATGTCGCTGCTGCTGAGGGCGTCACCCGCCCGCGAGCCGAGCGGCTGGTGGACGCAGCAATCGACCGCTGGGTCTGGTATGCCGGATGGCCTGACAAGCTCGCTCAGGTGCTCGGCAATCTCAATCCGGTTGCCGGCCCATACCTCAACATCTCGGCACCCGAACCGACTGGAGTCGTGGGCATTCTTGCGCCGCAACGTAGTTCACTGCTCGGGCTGATCAGCGTGATCGCACCTGCCATTGTCTCGGGTAACACCGTCGTCGTTCTGGCCAGTGAGGAACGGCCGCTGCCTGCGATCACGTTGTCGGAGGTGCTTGCCACCTCTGATGTGCCCGGCGGCGTCGTCAACATCATCACCGGCCGCACCGCGGAACTCGCGCCGTGGCTGGCGTCCCACCAGGACGTCAACGCGATCGACCTGACCGGCGCCGCATTCGCGCAGGGCGTGGACTGGGCAGCGCTGGAGGCTTCAGCTGCGGACTCGGTGAAGCGTGTCCTGCGACCGGCCGGCACGGGCACCGACGCGATCGAACCCGACTTCACGCCGACACCGAGCCTGCGCCGCGTCCGGGCCTTCCTCGAGACCAAGACGGTCTGGCACCCCAAAGGGACCTGA
- a CDS encoding aldehyde dehydrogenase family protein, with product MPTGFEYAPAPESPAVVDIASSYGLFIGGDFVDPSDGASFKTLNPATGEALSDVSEGSAADVDAAVRAARRAYDRVWGPMSGAERGKYLFRIARILQERAREFAVLETLDNGKPIKESRDVDIPLAAAHFFYHAGWADKLEYAGLGNAGKPAPLGVIGQVIPWNFPLLMLSWKIAPALAAGNTVVLKPAETTPLTALLFAQVCQQADLPPGVVNIVTGAGETGHALSSHPDIDKIAFTGSTDVGKQIARSVAGTRKRLTLELGGKGANIVYDDAALDQAVEGIVSGIYFNQGHVCCAGSRLLVQESIADDVIARLKRRLGTLRVGDPMDKNTDVGAINSAEQLARITALVEAGEAEGATRWSPPCDLPDRGYWFAPTVFTNVSQAHRVAQEEIFGPVLSVLTFRTPAEAVAKANNTPYGLSAGIWSDKGSRVLWTADRLRAGVVWANSFNKFDPTSPFGGYKESGYGREGGRHGLEAYVAAGSED from the coding sequence ATGCCAACGGGTTTCGAATACGCCCCGGCTCCGGAGTCACCCGCCGTGGTCGACATCGCCTCCTCCTACGGGCTCTTCATCGGCGGGGATTTCGTCGATCCCTCTGACGGAGCCTCGTTCAAGACCCTCAACCCGGCGACGGGCGAGGCCCTGAGCGATGTCTCCGAGGGCAGCGCCGCCGATGTCGACGCGGCCGTCCGCGCAGCCCGCCGGGCCTACGACCGGGTCTGGGGTCCGATGTCCGGGGCAGAGCGCGGCAAGTACCTCTTCCGGATCGCCCGCATCCTGCAGGAGCGGGCCCGCGAATTCGCTGTGCTGGAGACCCTCGACAACGGCAAGCCGATCAAGGAATCACGGGACGTCGACATCCCCCTCGCGGCCGCGCATTTCTTCTACCACGCCGGGTGGGCGGACAAGCTGGAGTACGCCGGGCTCGGTAACGCCGGCAAGCCCGCGCCGCTGGGCGTGATCGGCCAGGTCATCCCGTGGAACTTCCCGCTGCTGATGCTGTCCTGGAAAATCGCGCCGGCCCTCGCCGCCGGCAATACAGTGGTGCTCAAGCCCGCTGAGACCACCCCACTGACGGCGCTGCTCTTCGCGCAGGTCTGCCAGCAGGCCGACCTGCCCCCGGGCGTCGTCAACATCGTCACCGGTGCGGGCGAGACCGGGCACGCGCTGAGCTCCCACCCCGACATCGACAAGATTGCTTTCACCGGATCGACCGACGTCGGCAAGCAGATCGCCCGCTCGGTCGCGGGCACCCGTAAGCGGCTCACCCTGGAGCTCGGTGGCAAGGGCGCCAATATCGTCTACGACGATGCTGCGCTCGATCAGGCCGTCGAGGGCATTGTCAGCGGTATCTACTTCAACCAGGGACACGTGTGCTGCGCCGGATCGCGGCTGCTGGTGCAGGAGTCCATTGCGGACGACGTCATCGCCCGGCTGAAGCGGCGCCTGGGCACCCTGCGGGTCGGTGACCCGATGGACAAGAACACCGACGTCGGCGCGATCAACTCTGCTGAACAACTGGCCCGGATCACCGCGCTGGTCGAGGCCGGTGAAGCTGAAGGGGCCACCCGATGGAGCCCGCCCTGCGACCTGCCGGACCGCGGATACTGGTTTGCGCCAACGGTGTTCACCAATGTTTCGCAAGCCCACCGGGTAGCCCAGGAGGAAATCTTCGGTCCGGTGCTGTCGGTGCTGACGTTCCGTACCCCGGCTGAAGCGGTCGCCAAGGCGAACAACACGCCCTACGGGCTGTCGGCCGGCATCTGGTCGGACAAGGGATCACGGGTGCTGTGGACCGCGGACCGGCTGCGCGCAGGGGTGGTGTGGGCGAACTCGTTCAACAAGTTCGACCCGACCTCGCCGTTCGGTGGATACAAGGAGAGCGGGTACGGCCGCGAGGGCGGCCGGCACGGACTGGAAGCGTATGTCGCAGCAGGGAGTGAGGACTGA
- the deoC gene encoding deoxyribose-phosphate aldolase: MSASTTSAPRAGSYVDASSNADLRGWLHGLPPVDQVGLEARAAALGTRSIKTTSKAWAIDTAISMIDLTTLEGADTPGKVRNLCAKARVPDRSDSSTPRVAAVCVYNDMVGVAREALGDSGIHIAAVTTAFPSGRASLAVKLADTQDAVSAGADEIDMVIDRGAFLSGDYRTVFDQIVAVKKICASNPDRPDAHLKVILETGELATYDNVRRASHLAMLAGADFIKTSTGKISPAATLPVVLLMLEAVRDWRDATGTMIGVKPAGGIRTTKDAIKHLVTVNETAGPDWLSPQWFRFGASSLLTDLLMQRHKLSTGAYAGSDYISED; encoded by the coding sequence ATGAGCGCATCCACTACTTCTGCGCCACGCGCCGGGTCTTATGTCGATGCCTCCAGCAACGCCGATCTGCGCGGCTGGCTACACGGCCTACCACCTGTGGACCAAGTCGGTCTCGAAGCTCGCGCGGCGGCGCTGGGCACGCGGTCGATCAAGACGACCAGCAAGGCGTGGGCCATCGACACCGCCATCTCGATGATCGACCTGACGACACTGGAAGGTGCTGACACGCCCGGCAAGGTGCGCAATCTGTGCGCCAAAGCGCGGGTTCCGGACCGGTCGGACTCCTCGACGCCACGGGTTGCCGCGGTCTGCGTCTACAACGACATGGTCGGTGTGGCGCGCGAAGCACTGGGCGACAGCGGTATCCACATCGCGGCCGTCACCACGGCCTTTCCTTCGGGTCGGGCCTCGCTCGCGGTCAAACTCGCCGACACGCAGGACGCGGTGTCCGCCGGTGCCGACGAGATCGACATGGTGATCGACCGAGGCGCCTTTCTGTCCGGTGACTACCGCACCGTCTTCGACCAGATCGTCGCGGTCAAGAAGATATGCGCCAGCAACCCCGACCGCCCTGACGCGCACCTCAAGGTGATCCTGGAGACCGGGGAGCTCGCGACATACGACAACGTGCGCCGCGCCTCCCACCTCGCGATGCTCGCGGGCGCCGATTTCATCAAGACGTCCACCGGGAAGATCTCCCCCGCCGCAACGCTGCCCGTTGTGCTGTTGATGCTCGAAGCGGTCCGCGACTGGCGTGACGCGACAGGCACGATGATCGGGGTCAAGCCCGCGGGCGGCATCCGCACCACCAAGGACGCCATCAAGCATCTGGTCACCGTCAACGAGACGGCCGGGCCGGACTGGCTGAGCCCACAGTGGTTCCGCTTCGGGGCCTCCAGCCTGCTGACCGACCTGCTGATGCAGCGCCACAAGTTGAGCACCGGCGCCTACGCCGGATCCGACTACATTTCCGAGGATTAG
- a CDS encoding PH domain-containing protein, whose amino-acid sequence MPNSPAQTSERTDTPEVFRQAQALVLGYATISLCALIVLLSLRSDAGIGFLEVMWPLAIALVAWALFVRPSVEITDDAVILRNLVRDVRIPWERIEATQARWNLRVVTEGGAAYGSWAVSKQRPRVAGMHRMGGGLGLGGGGGMGLRSAWRNARDTEIDTDAYRNPVQRPKSAGAVAVLIDERCAGSAAKIGQPTTKRAVDMARGVAITPAWRNIAFFVVAVVLAVTAAVV is encoded by the coding sequence ATGCCGAACAGCCCAGCGCAGACTTCTGAGCGGACCGACACGCCAGAGGTGTTCCGACAGGCACAGGCCTTGGTCCTGGGTTACGCAACGATCTCGCTCTGCGCCTTGATCGTGTTGTTGAGTCTGCGGTCCGACGCGGGGATCGGCTTCCTGGAGGTGATGTGGCCCCTGGCGATCGCGCTGGTGGCCTGGGCGCTCTTCGTGCGGCCCAGTGTCGAAATCACCGACGACGCGGTCATCCTGCGTAATCTGGTGCGCGACGTGCGGATCCCGTGGGAGCGGATCGAGGCGACCCAGGCGCGGTGGAATTTGCGGGTGGTCACCGAGGGCGGCGCCGCCTACGGTTCGTGGGCCGTCTCCAAGCAGCGGCCCAGGGTCGCCGGGATGCACCGGATGGGCGGTGGCCTGGGCCTCGGCGGTGGCGGCGGGATGGGTCTGCGCAGCGCCTGGCGCAACGCCCGCGACACCGAGATCGATACCGATGCCTACCGCAACCCCGTGCAGCGTCCTAAATCTGCGGGGGCGGTCGCCGTGCTGATCGACGAACGATGCGCCGGGTCGGCCGCGAAGATCGGGCAGCCGACCACCAAACGCGCGGTGGACATGGCGCGTGGGGTGGCCATCACACCGGCTTGGCGCAATATCGCCTTCTTTGTCGTCGCGGTGGTGCTTGCCGTGACCGCCGCGGTGGTCTGA
- a CDS encoding phospho-sugar mutase, translating into MGVDAQLIAEARAWMQADPDPATRTELQAVLTAVESGDEAAAADLADRFSGFLQFGTAGLRGPLGAGPARMNRVVVLRTAAGLVSYLQAKLGVPDVTVVIGYDARHNSDVFARDTAAVVTALGGNALVLPHPLPTPVLAFAIRDFGADAGVVVTASHNPPQDNGYKVYLGDGSQIVSPADAQIAQAIEAYPTAGSVPQANDGWTTVDNGIVADYLDSVCAVVTPGGPRDLRVVHTALHGVGSRVARDALAQAGFHDVHSVAEQAEPDPEFPTVAFPNPEEPGAIDLALDLARRVGADLVIANDPDADRCAVAVPVSGSTVGWRMLRGDEVGALLGDHLLQRTWPADAVMANSIVSSRLLGAMCAAQGVRHEETLTGFKWISRVPGLVYGYEEALGYCVDPTQVRDKDGVSAALLIAEYAASLKSHGRTLLDALNDLADEHGHYLTDSFSVRVADLSLIAEVMARLRADPPTEIAGEPVANYDDLAQGRCGLPPTDGLRYLLGDATRIIVRPSGTEPKLKIYLEVINSDAAAGAARLAQVRTEFERLTAPR; encoded by the coding sequence ATGGGTGTGGACGCACAGCTGATTGCCGAGGCACGGGCCTGGATGCAGGCAGATCCCGACCCGGCCACCCGCACCGAGTTGCAGGCGGTGCTCACGGCCGTCGAATCCGGCGATGAGGCGGCTGCGGCGGACCTCGCGGACCGTTTCAGCGGGTTCCTGCAGTTCGGCACAGCGGGGCTACGCGGCCCGCTCGGCGCAGGCCCGGCGAGGATGAACCGGGTTGTGGTGCTGCGCACCGCAGCCGGGCTGGTGTCATACCTGCAGGCGAAACTCGGCGTGCCCGACGTCACCGTGGTCATCGGTTACGACGCGCGGCACAACTCCGACGTGTTCGCCCGCGATACGGCCGCGGTGGTGACCGCGCTCGGCGGCAACGCGCTGGTGTTACCGCATCCCCTGCCGACGCCTGTACTGGCGTTCGCGATCCGCGATTTCGGCGCCGACGCGGGTGTGGTGGTCACCGCGAGCCACAACCCGCCGCAGGACAACGGCTACAAGGTCTACCTCGGTGACGGCAGCCAGATCGTCTCGCCGGCCGACGCTCAGATCGCGCAGGCCATCGAGGCGTACCCGACCGCAGGGTCCGTGCCGCAGGCGAACGACGGGTGGACGACCGTCGACAACGGCATCGTGGCCGACTACCTGGACTCGGTCTGCGCAGTGGTGACACCCGGTGGGCCGCGCGACCTGCGGGTCGTGCACACGGCGCTGCACGGCGTTGGATCACGGGTTGCGCGGGACGCCTTGGCACAGGCCGGTTTCCATGACGTGCATTCGGTCGCCGAGCAGGCCGAGCCGGACCCGGAGTTCCCGACCGTCGCGTTCCCGAACCCCGAGGAGCCCGGTGCGATCGACCTGGCGCTCGATCTGGCCCGTCGCGTCGGCGCCGACCTGGTGATCGCCAACGATCCGGATGCAGACCGGTGCGCGGTGGCCGTGCCTGTCTCCGGCAGCACGGTCGGTTGGCGGATGCTGCGTGGCGATGAGGTGGGTGCGCTGTTGGGCGACCATCTGCTGCAGCGGACCTGGCCGGCTGATGCGGTGATGGCCAACTCGATCGTGTCGTCCCGGCTTCTGGGTGCGATGTGTGCAGCGCAGGGCGTCCGGCACGAAGAGACCCTGACCGGCTTCAAATGGATCAGCAGGGTGCCCGGACTGGTCTACGGCTACGAGGAGGCGCTCGGCTACTGCGTGGACCCGACCCAGGTGCGCGACAAGGACGGTGTCAGCGCGGCACTGCTGATCGCGGAGTACGCCGCATCGCTGAAGAGTCACGGCCGGACGCTGCTTGATGCGTTGAACGATCTCGCCGACGAGCACGGGCACTATCTGACCGACAGCTTCTCGGTCCGAGTGGCGGATCTGTCGCTGATCGCGGAGGTGATGGCACGGCTGCGCGCCGACCCGCCCACCGAAATCGCGGGCGAACCCGTCGCGAACTATGACGATCTGGCGCAGGGACGTTGTGGATTGCCACCCACCGACGGACTGCGGTACCTGCTCGGGGACGCCACGCGGATCATCGTGCGACCCAGCGGGACCGAGCCGAAACTCAAGATCTACCTCGAAGTCATCAACAGCGATGCAGCAGCCGGTGCAGCACGACTGGCGCAGGTACGCACCGAGTTCGAGCGGTTGACCGCCCCCCGGTAA
- a CDS encoding purine-nucleoside phosphorylase, which yields MTTDFDPSDVPDLTDPDTDPTQVAQAAARVIAARTGAPRHDVALVLGSGWGGAADRIGETLATVDNTDVPGFAAAAVSGHSGVMRSVRIGDSDRRALVFGTRTHFYEGRGVRAVVHGVRTAAAAGCRVIVLTNGCGGLNPAWAPGTPVLISDHLNLTAASPIEGANFVDLTDLYCSRLRDVARSIDAGLDEGVYAQFRGPHYETPAEVRMAGILGADLVGMSTTLEAIAARQAGLEVLGISLVTNAAAGISPTPLSHAEVLQAGRAAADRCGALLADIVRAI from the coding sequence GTGACGACCGACTTCGACCCATCCGATGTGCCGGACCTGACCGACCCCGACACCGACCCGACCCAGGTAGCCCAGGCTGCTGCTCGCGTGATCGCGGCACGAACCGGCGCCCCCCGGCACGACGTTGCGCTCGTCCTCGGCTCCGGCTGGGGCGGTGCGGCCGACCGCATCGGTGAGACGCTCGCCACGGTGGACAACACGGACGTGCCCGGGTTCGCTGCTGCTGCAGTCAGCGGGCACAGCGGCGTCATGCGCTCGGTGCGGATCGGTGACAGCGACCGTCGCGCCTTGGTCTTCGGCACCAGAACGCACTTCTACGAAGGCCGCGGCGTGCGTGCCGTGGTGCATGGAGTGCGCACTGCCGCGGCGGCCGGGTGCCGGGTGATCGTGCTGACGAACGGCTGCGGGGGGCTGAATCCCGCGTGGGCGCCCGGCACCCCGGTCCTGATCAGCGACCACCTCAATCTCACAGCGGCCTCGCCCATCGAGGGCGCGAACTTCGTGGACCTGACCGATCTCTACTGCTCCCGACTGCGCGACGTCGCCCGCTCGATCGACGCCGGTCTCGATGAAGGCGTTTACGCACAGTTCCGAGGGCCGCATTACGAAACGCCGGCCGAAGTGCGGATGGCGGGCATCCTCGGTGCAGACCTCGTCGGCATGTCGACGACCCTGGAGGCCATTGCCGCCCGCCAGGCCGGGCTCGAGGTACTCGGCATCAGCCTGGTGACCAATGCCGCGGCCGGAATAAGCCCCACTCCCCTGTCGCACGCCGAGGTACTGCAGGCGGGTAGGGCCGCAGCGGATCGATGCGGCGCACTGCTCGCCGACATCGTCCGGGCCATCTGA
- a CDS encoding NAD(P)H-quinone dehydrogenase, with amino-acid sequence MKPVTRQKTVAIIGGGPGGYESALVAAAAGASVTVIEQEGMGGAAVLTDCVPSKALIATSDFMSRFASAGRLGVGFEGTQDDQHAEAHIVQVNDRILALAQAQSHDITAQVEGVGVRVRRGAACIVGPGRVGIESAEGVDEISVDAILLAVGTTPRTLPAAMPDGERILTWQQIYDLKQLPEKLIVVGSGVTGAELAHAYLGLGCEVTLVSSRDRVLPGEDADAATVIEDVFRRRGMVVLNRSRASAAERTADGVIVTLEDGRTVQGSHVLLAVGSIPQTKGIGLEEAGVELSESGHIVVDRVSRTSVAGIYAAGDCTGVLPLASVAAMQGRLAMAHALGDAVAPLNLRGVCANIFTDPEIATVGYSQADVEEGRVEAKMVTLPLSTNPRAKMRNIKDGFVKLLVRPGSNTVIGGVVVAPQASELIFPIGLAVQNRLTVDQIASTFSVYPSMTGSITEAARRLHSQDS; translated from the coding sequence ATGAAACCTGTGACTCGACAGAAGACAGTGGCGATCATCGGCGGCGGCCCCGGGGGGTACGAGTCCGCCTTGGTGGCGGCGGCAGCCGGCGCGAGCGTGACGGTCATCGAGCAGGAGGGGATGGGCGGTGCCGCGGTACTCACCGACTGCGTACCGAGCAAGGCGCTGATCGCCACCTCGGATTTCATGTCACGGTTCGCATCTGCGGGCCGCCTCGGTGTCGGTTTCGAAGGCACCCAGGACGACCAGCACGCTGAGGCTCACATCGTCCAGGTCAACGACCGCATCCTGGCCCTCGCGCAGGCACAGAGCCACGACATCACCGCCCAGGTCGAGGGGGTCGGAGTACGCGTACGTCGCGGTGCCGCCTGCATCGTCGGGCCCGGCCGGGTGGGCATCGAGAGTGCGGAAGGTGTCGACGAGATCAGTGTCGACGCCATCCTGCTCGCGGTCGGCACCACGCCGCGCACGCTGCCGGCGGCGATGCCCGACGGCGAGCGGATCCTGACCTGGCAGCAGATCTACGACCTGAAGCAACTTCCCGAGAAACTGATCGTGGTCGGCTCGGGGGTGACCGGCGCGGAGCTGGCTCACGCCTACCTCGGTCTGGGCTGCGAGGTCACGCTCGTCTCGTCGCGCGACCGGGTACTGCCCGGCGAGGACGCCGACGCCGCGACCGTCATCGAGGACGTCTTCCGGCGGCGGGGGATGGTCGTGCTCAACAGATCTCGCGCATCGGCTGCTGAGCGGACCGCTGACGGGGTCATCGTCACGCTCGAGGACGGACGTACGGTGCAGGGTTCACACGTGCTGCTCGCGGTCGGGTCCATCCCGCAGACCAAAGGCATCGGCCTGGAAGAAGCGGGTGTCGAGCTGAGTGAGTCCGGCCATATCGTGGTGGACCGTGTGTCGCGTACGTCCGTGGCGGGGATCTACGCAGCCGGGGACTGCACGGGGGTCTTGCCGCTGGCCTCGGTGGCGGCCATGCAGGGCCGGCTGGCAATGGCACACGCGCTCGGCGACGCTGTCGCACCGCTGAACCTGCGCGGTGTGTGCGCCAACATCTTCACCGACCCGGAGATCGCCACGGTGGGGTATTCACAGGCCGATGTGGAAGAGGGGCGGGTGGAGGCCAAGATGGTGACCCTGCCGCTCTCGACCAACCCGCGTGCCAAGATGCGCAACATCAAAGATGGCTTCGTCAAGCTTCTGGTGCGCCCCGGCAGCAATACCGTGATCGGCGGTGTCGTCGTGGCGCCGCAGGCGTCGGAGTTGATCTTCCCGATCGGGTTGGCCGTGCAGAACCGGCTCACGGTGGATCAGATTGCCTCGACCTTTTCGGTCTACCCGTCGATGACCGGGTCGATCACCGAAGCCGCACGCCGGCTGCATTCGCAGGACTCCTGA
- a CDS encoding biotin carboxylase N-terminal domain-containing protein, protein MAAVQKVLIANRGEIAVRIARACADEGIASVAVYADPDRDALHVRMADEAFALGGSTPGDSYLVVEKLLEIARTSGADSVHPGYGFLSENADFAQAVLDAGLVWIGPPPSAIDSLGDKVKARHIATAAGAPLVPGTKEPVKDAQEIIDFATEHGVPVAIKAAYGGGGRGLKVARTIEEIPDLFESAVREAVSAFGRGECFVERFLDKPRHVETQCLADDHGNVVVISTRDCSLQRRNQKLVEEAPAPFLSDEQHTELVRASKAILRAADYRGAGTCEFLVGQDGVISFLEVNTRLQVEHPVSEEVTGIDLVREQFRIARGEAIGYDDPAPHAHSFEFRINGEDAGRGFLPAPGTVTRFNPPSGPGVRVDSGVTSGDVIGGAFDSMLAKLIVTGATRQQALERARRALAEMVVDGMPTVLPFHRAVVSDPAFAPEDDAAFTVHTRWIETDFDNTIPAHDGPTGDADEAAPRQQLVIEVGGKRLEVSLPGDLALGGGSAPGRRKAPKRGRSGGAAQGAGGDALTAPMQGTIVKVVATDGDAVSNGDTILVIEAMKMEQPITAHKDGTLSGLSVTVGETVTSGAVLAQITD, encoded by the coding sequence ATGGCAGCTGTGCAGAAAGTACTGATCGCAAACCGAGGCGAAATCGCCGTCCGTATCGCGCGCGCCTGCGCCGACGAAGGCATCGCCTCGGTCGCCGTGTACGCCGATCCCGACCGCGACGCACTCCACGTGCGGATGGCCGACGAGGCCTTCGCCCTCGGCGGCTCGACGCCGGGCGACTCCTACCTGGTGGTCGAGAAGCTGCTGGAGATCGCGCGTACCTCCGGAGCAGACTCCGTGCACCCCGGATACGGGTTCCTGTCCGAGAACGCCGACTTCGCGCAGGCCGTACTCGATGCGGGCCTGGTCTGGATCGGTCCGCCGCCCAGCGCTATCGACTCCCTCGGCGACAAGGTGAAGGCCCGCCATATCGCGACGGCCGCAGGAGCGCCCCTGGTGCCCGGCACCAAGGAGCCGGTCAAGGATGCCCAGGAGATCATCGACTTCGCGACCGAGCACGGCGTGCCGGTTGCGATCAAAGCCGCGTACGGCGGTGGCGGGCGCGGCCTGAAGGTTGCGCGCACCATCGAGGAGATCCCCGACCTGTTCGAGTCCGCCGTCCGAGAGGCCGTGTCGGCATTCGGCCGCGGGGAATGCTTCGTGGAGCGTTTCCTGGACAAACCACGCCATGTGGAGACCCAGTGCCTGGCCGATGACCACGGCAACGTCGTGGTCATCTCGACCCGCGACTGCTCGTTGCAGCGCCGCAACCAGAAGCTGGTCGAGGAAGCTCCAGCGCCGTTTCTGAGCGATGAGCAGCACACCGAACTGGTGCGTGCCTCCAAGGCCATCCTGCGCGCTGCGGACTACCGGGGAGCCGGCACGTGCGAGTTCCTCGTCGGCCAGGACGGTGTCATCAGCTTTCTGGAGGTCAACACCCGCCTGCAGGTCGAACACCCCGTCTCCGAGGAAGTCACCGGGATCGACCTGGTGCGTGAGCAGTTCCGCATCGCCCGCGGTGAGGCAATCGGCTACGACGACCCCGCCCCGCACGCGCACTCCTTCGAGTTCAGGATCAACGGCGAAGACGCCGGACGTGGCTTCCTGCCCGCGCCGGGCACCGTCACCCGCTTCAACCCGCCGAGTGGGCCGGGCGTGCGGGTGGACTCCGGTGTGACCAGTGGCGACGTGATCGGCGGGGCGTTCGACTCCATGCTCGCGAAGCTGATCGTCACCGGTGCGACCCGTCAACAGGCGCTGGAGCGGGCTCGCCGCGCGCTGGCCGAGATGGTCGTGGACGGAATGCCGACCGTGCTGCCCTTCCACCGCGCGGTCGTGTCGGACCCGGCGTTCGCGCCTGAGGACGACGCAGCCTTCACCGTGCACACCCGGTGGATCGAGACCGATTTCGACAACACGATCCCGGCGCACGACGGCCCGACCGGCGACGCGGACGAAGCCGCCCCGCGGCAACAGCTGGTCATCGAGGTCGGTGGCAAGCGCCTCGAGGTGTCGCTGCCCGGCGATCTGGCACTGGGGGGCGGGTCCGCGCCGGGTCGCAGGAAGGCGCCCAAGAGAGGCCGCTCCGGCGGCGCTGCTCAGGGAGCCGGCGGCGATGCACTCACGGCGCCGATGCAGGGCACGATCGTGAAGGTGGTGGCCACCGACGGTGACGCCGTGAGCAACGGGGACACCATCCTGGTCATCGAGGCCATGAAGATGGAGCAGCCGATCACCGCGCACAAGGACGGCACACTGTCCGGACTCAGTGTCACGGTCGGCGAGACCGTCACCTCAGGCGCGGTCCTGGCACAGATCACCGACTGA
- a CDS encoding aldo/keto reductase, translated as MTENSNDAVPQTELRTGSGSTPIPQLGYGVFQVDDNEVVEPVLTALKAGYRSIDTAKIYGNEEGVGRALAQTDVARDDIFLTTKVWNDDQGYDATLRAFDLSAKKLGTDPDMYLVHWPTPKHDTYVDTFRALLKLREDGRIKVAGVCNFNVDHLTRVNDELGEFPAINQIELHPLLNQQTLRDFHAQNDIVTEAWSPLAQGGELLNDATIATIANVRGVTPAQVILRWHIQLGNVVIPKSVTPKRIAANFDLFSFELDADDMTKIGQLNKDERIGPDPVEFN; from the coding sequence ATGACGGAAAATTCCAATGACGCTGTCCCGCAGACCGAATTACGTACCGGATCGGGCAGCACGCCCATCCCGCAGCTCGGCTACGGGGTCTTCCAGGTCGATGACAACGAAGTGGTCGAGCCCGTACTCACGGCGCTGAAGGCCGGCTATCGCTCCATCGACACCGCCAAGATCTACGGCAACGAGGAGGGCGTGGGCCGTGCGCTCGCACAGACCGACGTCGCCCGGGACGACATCTTCCTCACCACCAAGGTGTGGAACGACGACCAGGGCTACGACGCCACGCTGCGTGCCTTCGACCTGTCCGCCAAGAAGCTCGGCACCGATCCCGACATGTACCTGGTGCACTGGCCCACGCCGAAGCACGATACCTATGTCGACACCTTCCGTGCTCTGCTGAAGTTGCGCGAGGACGGCCGGATCAAGGTCGCCGGGGTCTGCAACTTCAACGTCGACCACCTGACGCGCGTCAACGACGAGTTGGGCGAATTCCCCGCGATCAACCAGATCGAGCTGCACCCGCTGCTGAACCAGCAGACGCTGCGCGACTTCCATGCCCAGAACGACATCGTGACCGAGGCCTGGAGCCCGCTCGCGCAGGGTGGTGAACTGTTGAACGACGCCACGATCGCCACGATCGCCAACGTTCGCGGGGTCACCCCCGCCCAGGTGATCCTGCGCTGGCACATCCAGCTCGGCAACGTGGTCATTCCCAAGTCGGTCACCCCCAAGCGCATTGCCGCCAACTTCGACCTCTTCTCCTTCGAGCTCGATGCCGACGACATGACGAAGATCGGGCAGCTCAACAAGGACGAGCGCATCGGTCCGGATCCCGTCGAGTTCAACTGA